CTTGTATGCTTATTTCATTCATTAAGCTGACCCCCAGCCCTTTACCCACCATAGCAATAGCTGTAAAAGAATCAAAGGTGGAAAGGTAAATATCTGGTGTAATTTGAAATTGATCTAAGATTTCAAAAACATCATAATCCTCGCCATGCTCCGGCATAATAAACCGCTCATGCCGAAAGGCTTCAATCGGAAAAACTGTCTCCCCTGCTAATGGGTGATTTTGAGGTAAAACAGCCAACATTCGATCCTCCATCAGCGGAATCCAATCATAATTCATCGGCTGTGAATCGTTAAAAAAGGCTACATCGGCAATCTTCGCATCAAGATACCCCATAATTCCTTGCTGGGTCCCTTCAAGAAGCTTAATCCGGATACCTGGGTATTTCTTGCAGAATCCGCTTATCAACTCGGGCATCCATACGGCCGCCAAGCAATGATAAGAAGCGACGTTTATATTTCCAATAGCCAACCCTTTCATATCCGCCGATAGCTGAAATAACCGACTTTCTTGAAGGAGCAGTTCTCGTATGATGGGCAGCAGCATGCTCCCTTCTTGTGTAAGGGTAACCCCTTTTTTGCCACGCTGTAATAGTATGATATCAAGTTCCTCTTCCAGTGCCTTTACCAGCTGGCTTACTCCAGATGGTGTATAACCTAACGTGTCGGCTGCTTTTTTCAAGCTGCCGGTATCTGCTGCTGTAAGAAACGCTTTATATCTTGAAGTGTCCATCACACCCGTCCTTTCCTTAAGTAAAACTTAACATAAGACCAACAAACTGTAGTTTTACTTTTCAATACCCCTATTTTATAATATCAATAGCTGTAATGCAAATATAAGATCCGCTTCATCTCTATTGAAGCAGGACTTTGCTGTAGACAGCCTGCATGTAGGGTAGTTCTATTGTATCGCAAGGACCCCTATGTTATAATAAACGCGCGATGATTTGTAT
The genomic region above belongs to Aminipila butyrica and contains:
- a CDS encoding LysR family transcriptional regulator gives rise to the protein MDTSRYKAFLTAADTGSLKKAADTLGYTPSGVSQLVKALEEELDIILLQRGKKGVTLTQEGSMLLPIIRELLLQESRLFQLSADMKGLAIGNINVASYHCLAAVWMPELISGFCKKYPGIRIKLLEGTQQGIMGYLDAKIADVAFFNDSQPMNYDWIPLMEDRMLAVLPQNHPLAGETVFPIEAFRHERFIMPEHGEDYDVFEILDQFQITPDIYLSTFDSFTAIAMVGKGLGVSLMNEISIQDWRKDIIALPTEPPYVIKMGIALPSLNNASPSVRKFVEYAVEILTKAL